In the genome of Shewanella denitrificans OS217, the window ATTGGCAACATGCTTGCCACGGTTAGAGCCAACGCGAATAAGTCAAACCAGACTCTGCCATCGGAACAAGCCCTTCGCACTCAAGTGATTGAACGTCTGATTTTAACCCGTTTACAGCTGCAAATGGCTGAGCGCATTGGACTGCAAATTGGTGATCTACAACTAGACCAAACCATAGAGAGCATTGCCAAAGATCAGAAATTGACCGTGAGCCAGTTACAACAACAGCTAGAAAATGATGGATTGAGCTTTAGCCAGTACCGTGAACAACTTAGAGAAGAAATCACCTTAGGTGAAATACAACGCATACAAGTACAGCGTCGTATTCAAGTTTCACCACAGGAAATTAGTGGTTTAGTAAAACTCATGCAGGAGCAGGGATTAAAAGAAGTCGAGTTTCAAATTGGACATATCTTGATTGATGTGCCTAGTGAGCCCAGCAGTGAACAATTGGAAGCCTCCAGTAAACGCGCTAATATCGTGTTAAAGCGCTTGAATGAGGGAGAAGATTTCCGCTCTACCGCCATAGCCTCTTCTTCAGGCCCTAAAGCCCTTGAAGGCGGTATTTGGGACTACATGAACATCAACGAAATGCCTACCTTATTCGCTGAAGTGGTCAATGGCGCTAAAGTGGGCGATATCATAGGTCCAATCAAGTCAGGTTCTGGCTTTCATATTATTAAAGTGATGGATGCACGCGGCTTACAAACCAAAGAAGTAGAAGAAGTTAAATCTCGTCATATTCTGCTTAAACCATCCCCCATTTTATCGGAAGAGCGGGCTAAAGCCATGCTAGTGAACTTCCAAAAACAGATCTTAAGCGGTGAAGCAGATTTTGCTGAATTAGCCCGCCAATATTCAGAAGATCCTGGTTCTGCGGCAAAAGGTGGCGAGCTAGGTTGGTCAAGCCCAGACGTTTATGTGCCTGAATTTGCACAAACCCTTAACAGCTTGAAAGAAAATGAAATGAGTGAGCCGTTTCGTACCACTCATGGCTGGCATTTGACCCAATTAATGGATAAGCGTAAAACCGATGCCACCGAACAATTTAACAGTAACCGCGCTCATCAATTAATTTTCCGTCGCAAGTTTAATGAAGAGTTACAAGCTTGGTTAGACGAGATGCGCAGTGATGCCTATATTGAAGTCTTCGAGCCAGAAGTTAACCGTGGGTAATCTGAATTGATGACCAAACGTATCGCTATTACGGCAGGGGAACCTGCCAGTATAGGGCCAGATCTTGTTATCACTCTAGCTCAGCAGGCTTGGCCTGCTGAGCTAGTCGTTTGTGCTAACCCTGAATTATTGCTAGCTCGAGCTGCCAAGCTCGGACTACCACTACGCCTCATCCCCTATCACTCAGAAAACAAACCACAGCCACAGGCCGCCGGAACTCTCACCATAGCACCTTTCGAACTAGCCGCTGAAGTCGAATGTGGTGTGCTCAATGAGCTCAATAGTGCTTATGTCGTGGATACCTTACGCTTTGCTGGCGAAAAGAACATGAGTCGTGAATTTGATGCTGTGGTGACCGGCCCTGTGCATAAAGGCATCATCAATCAGGCGGGTATTGCCTTTAGCGGGCATACAGAATACTTTGCTGTGCAGGCAAACTGTCAAGATGTGGTGATGATGCTGGCCGCCCCTGGGTTGCAGGTGGCTTTGATGACTACCCATATTCCCTTGGCCTACGTTGCTAAAGCTATCACCCGGGAAAGATTACATCATATTATCCATATTTTGCATAAAGAGCTTAAGAGCAAATTTGGTCTAGGTTCCCCCAAGATTTATGTCTGCGGCTTAAACCCTCATGCCGGCGAAGATGGTCATATTGGCCGAGAAGAGCTAGACGTAATGATCCCTGCCCTGAATGAGCTAAGAGCGCAAGGCATACAGCTAGTCGGACCTTTGCCGGCTGATACCTTGTTTCAGCCAAAATATTTACAGGACGCCGATGTGATACTCGCTATGTATCACGATCAAGGTCTACCTGTGCTAAAATCTTTGGGTTTTGGTAAATCTGTCAACATCACTTTAGGCCTACCTTATATTAGGACTTCAGTGGATCATGGCACAGCCTTAGAATTGGCAGGTACTGGCTTAGCCGATTCTGGCAGTTTTACCTGCGCCTTAAACAAAGCCATTGAACTGGCC includes:
- the pdxA gene encoding 4-hydroxythreonine-4-phosphate dehydrogenase PdxA, coding for MMTKRIAITAGEPASIGPDLVITLAQQAWPAELVVCANPELLLARAAKLGLPLRLIPYHSENKPQPQAAGTLTIAPFELAAEVECGVLNELNSAYVVDTLRFAGEKNMSREFDAVVTGPVHKGIINQAGIAFSGHTEYFAVQANCQDVVMMLAAPGLQVALMTTHIPLAYVAKAITRERLHHIIHILHKELKSKFGLGSPKIYVCGLNPHAGEDGHIGREELDVMIPALNELRAQGIQLVGPLPADTLFQPKYLQDADVILAMYHDQGLPVLKSLGFGKSVNITLGLPYIRTSVDHGTALELAGTGLADSGSFTCALNKAIELASKVSN
- the surA gene encoding peptidylprolyl isomerase SurA is translated as MKHSKKIVTALLALAMSQTVMAAPVALDRVSVQINDGIILESEIGNMLATVRANANKSNQTLPSEQALRTQVIERLILTRLQLQMAERIGLQIGDLQLDQTIESIAKDQKLTVSQLQQQLENDGLSFSQYREQLREEITLGEIQRIQVQRRIQVSPQEISGLVKLMQEQGLKEVEFQIGHILIDVPSEPSSEQLEASSKRANIVLKRLNEGEDFRSTAIASSSGPKALEGGIWDYMNINEMPTLFAEVVNGAKVGDIIGPIKSGSGFHIIKVMDARGLQTKEVEEVKSRHILLKPSPILSEERAKAMLVNFQKQILSGEADFAELARQYSEDPGSAAKGGELGWSSPDVYVPEFAQTLNSLKENEMSEPFRTTHGWHLTQLMDKRKTDATEQFNSNRAHQLIFRRKFNEELQAWLDEMRSDAYIEVFEPEVNRG